Genomic segment of Microbacterium sp. BH-3-3-3:
TCTAGAACGCGCGCGGATCGCTGCCGAGATGCACGACGTGGTGGGGCACTCCATCTCAGTCATGGTTGCCCTCGCCAACGGTGCCGACGCTGGCTGGGAGGCCCATCCCGCGCGGGCGCGCGCCGCGGTCGCGAAGATCAGCATCGTCGGCCAGGACGCCCTCACCGACATCCACCGTGTCCTGAACATCCTCCGGGGCGCCGACGCCGAACTGGACGACAGCCTGCACGAGTCTGGCCTGAACATGCCCACCTTGGAAGAACTCGCCACAACGTACCGAGATGCCGACCTGCCCGTGCAGCTGACCGAACAGGGGCGCCCGCTGCCCGAGGACCCGGGGCTGCGGATGGCGGTCTACCGCATCGTGCAGGAAGCCCTCACGAATACCCTCCGCCACGCGACCGGCGCGAGCATAGCCACAGTGACCGTCACCGTGGCCGACGACGAGGTCACCGTCGAGGTGATCGACGATGGAATGCCCACTCATTCTGAGTCGAAGGTCGGGCACGGACTGACGGGCATCAGCGAGCGGGCGCGCAGCCACGGCGGACACAGCACAACAGGCCCGCTGCCCGGCCGCGGCTGGCGCACACGTGCCACCCTCAGCATCGGAGGTTCGGATGTCTGAATCGTCGGACATCACCGTGCTCGTCGTGGACGACCAACCGCTCGCCCGGGAGGGCAATTCGCTCGTGCTCGACTCCGCGCCCGGAATCCGTGTCATCGGTGAAGCCGCCGACGGCAACGAGGCCATGCAGCGTGCGGCCGAGCTCAAACCTGACATCGTTCTGATGGACGTGCGGATGCCGGGCATGGACGGCATTCAGGCCACGCGCGGCATCCTCGACCGCGGGTTGCGTAGCCGCGTGATCGTGCTGACCACCTTCGATCTGGACGAGTACGCTTTCGGTGCTCTCCGTGCTGGAGCCAGCGCCTTCCTCGTCAAGACCGCCACACACCAAGCACTCGTCGACGCTGTGCGCGTCGTCGCCCGCGGAGACGCTATCGTGACCCCGCGCATCACCCGGCAACTCATCGACGCTTACACGGGTCGCGATCAGCCCGCCTCGGCCGGTGAGGCTCTGTCGGCCCTTTCTCCCCGAGAGCGTGACGTGTTCGACGCGATCGCGCTTGGGCTCTCCAACGGCGAGATCAGCGCGATGCTGCACCTGTCACCTACGACGGTCAAGACGCACATCAACCGCATCTTCGCCAAGCTCGACCTCCGTGACCGCGTACAGGCCATCATCCTTGCCCACCAACTCGGACTTCCTATCGGGGGCGCTGCGATGTGAGCAGCTTCACGGTCTCGCAACTGGCGCTCGACCGGATGTATGGAGCCGTGGGAGGTTGTGCCATCTCGCGGAAGCACTGAACAAGCGTCGCGTAGGAAAGCGGGACGACCCCACTTGCCGGGATCCTGAGGATCCCAACCACAGAATCACTGGCGAAAACTACAGTATGACTGTCATCGGACAGTGAGGCGCACGAGGTACCCGCGTGATCACCATTGACGAGATTCCGTCGTTCGACCGGAGCTTCTTTAGGCTGCTTGACGTGTCTTCGTCCGTTGCCGATCGTCGCGTGATGCTCGTCATCGGGTGGACGCGCATCCTGGTTGCCGTCGCCGTCGTGGGAGTCCTCCTCCTCACCTTCGCGGGACGCGTCGCCGTCGGAGACGACAATCCCTTCGACTACTTCGGCTACTTCACGAACCAGACCAGCCTGCTCACGAGCGGCGTGCTCATCGCGACGGGGGCTCTCATGGTTTCCGGCCGTCCCGCGCCGCGCTGGCTGACGAGCGCACGAGCCGTCGCCGTGGCGTGCCTCATCGTGGTCGCCGCGGTGTACAACGTGCTCGTGCCGGGGACGGGATCGGCGCCCGCCTGGGTGAGCGCGATCCTGCACGTGTTCTTCCCTCTCTTCGTCCTGGTCGACTGGCTGATCGTCGGAGACCGTCGCCCTCTGTCGTGGGGGAGGTTGTGGATCGTCCTCCCCTACCCGCTTGCCTGGCTGACTGTCGTCCTCATCCGCGGAGCCACGGACGGCTGGGTGCCGTATGGGTTCCTGCTGCCGGAGCGGGGCGTCGGGTCTCTCGCCGGGCATTCGATCGGGATCCTCCTCGCGCTCGTCGTGGCCGGCGCCGTTGCGTGGGCGGGCTCGCGCGTACCCGGCGTCGTCCTGCGCGCCGTACCGACCCGTGACTAGCGGACGGGCGGGCGACGGCTCACGCGTCCGCTGTCACTCCGTCCGGGGTGCGCGGTGGCGCGACGCCGAGGGCTCGGCATCCGGAATCGCGCCGGACCGAGGACTCCGATTGCACTCGTCGGATCGCCGAGATGCGCACGGCATCGTCGA
This window contains:
- a CDS encoding sensor histidine kinase; translation: MTESSSVRLADLQRPLWPPLVWLQRHPVMVDVVVVLIACVPHLIAMIYRAGDATWWGYPLLAITAAALLMRRRWPLTVLFVVAISCAASPLAQPGFGYPMIPFAFALYTVASLQPPTRALIGYGVGAGATALATIPYSLSGTTPPLVAILDPFALIALVIGLIVRGRRERRVALDQLVNERIENAAALERARIAAEMHDVVGHSISVMVALANGADAGWEAHPARARAAVAKISIVGQDALTDIHRVLNILRGADAELDDSLHESGLNMPTLEELATTYRDADLPVQLTEQGRPLPEDPGLRMAVYRIVQEALTNTLRHATGASIATVTVTVADDEVTVEVIDDGMPTHSESKVGHGLTGISERARSHGGHSTTGPLPGRGWRTRATLSIGGSDV
- a CDS encoding Pr6Pr family membrane protein encodes the protein MSSSVADRRVMLVIGWTRILVAVAVVGVLLLTFAGRVAVGDDNPFDYFGYFTNQTSLLTSGVLIATGALMVSGRPAPRWLTSARAVAVACLIVVAAVYNVLVPGTGSAPAWVSAILHVFFPLFVLVDWLIVGDRRPLSWGRLWIVLPYPLAWLTVVLIRGATDGWVPYGFLLPERGVGSLAGHSIGILLALVVAGAVAWAGSRVPGVVLRAVPTRD
- a CDS encoding response regulator transcription factor is translated as MSESSDITVLVVDDQPLAREGNSLVLDSAPGIRVIGEAADGNEAMQRAAELKPDIVLMDVRMPGMDGIQATRGILDRGLRSRVIVLTTFDLDEYAFGALRAGASAFLVKTATHQALVDAVRVVARGDAIVTPRITRQLIDAYTGRDQPASAGEALSALSPRERDVFDAIALGLSNGEISAMLHLSPTTVKTHINRIFAKLDLRDRVQAIILAHQLGLPIGGAAM